From Megalobrama amblycephala isolate DHTTF-2021 linkage group LG8, ASM1881202v1, whole genome shotgun sequence, the proteins below share one genomic window:
- the ihhb gene encoding indian hedgehog B protein: protein MRLSTAAALLTGFILAFSPAYDSCGPGRGYGKRRTTRKLTPLAYKQFSPNVAEKTLGASGRYEGKITRSSERFKELTPNYNPDIIFKDEENTGADRMMTQRCKDKLNSLAISVMNLWPGVRLRVTEGWDEDGHHSEESLHYEGRAVDITTSDRDRNKYAMLARLAVEAGFDWVYYESKGHIHCSVKSDHSVAINTGGCFPGEALVTMEDGTHRPIHDLRAGDLVLASMGSDGTGDLIYSEVLTFLDRSPITQKHFYVISTEDGANVSLTAAHLLFVWVGNCSRGGQPTPGALRAIFASDAQPGQCLLIVDEGELRKRVSRITRVEVREDQGVYAPLTAHGTLVVNGVVTSCYAAVNKQRLAHWAFAPLRLLYSWTGPDRILKNGLHWYSQVLLSVGTLLLDSELFHPWALEENER, encoded by the exons ATGAGACTCTCCACAGCAGCGGCGCTCCTCACCGGCTTCATCTTGGCTTTCTCGCCTGCGTACGACAGCTGTGGACCGGGCAGAGGTTACGGCAAGAGACGGACTACAAGGAAACTCACGCCGCTCGCCTATAAGCAGTTCAGTCCAAACGTAGCCGAAAAAACACTGGGAGCCAGTGGGAGATATGAGGGGAAGATAACTCGCAGCTCCGAGCGCTTTAAGGAGCTGACGCCCAACTACAACCCGGACATCATCTTCAAGGATGAGGAGAACACAGGTGCGGACCGCATGATGACTCAG cGCTGTAAGGATAAGCTGAACTCCCTGGCCATCTCTGTGATGAACCTGTGGCCAGGCGTGCGTCTGCGCGTGACAGAGGGCTGGGATGAAGACGGCCATCACTCTGAAGAGTCTCTGCATTATGAGGGCAGGGCGGTTGACATCACTACCTCGGACCGCGACCGGAACAAGTACGCCATGCTGGCCCGTCTGGCAGTGGAGGCCGGCTTCGACTGGGTCTACTACGAATCCAAAGGCCACATACACTGCAGTGTCAAATCAG ATCACTCAGTAGCAATAAACACAGGAGGCTGTTTCCCTGGAGAGGCTCTGGTGACAATGGAGGACGGCACACATAGACCAATCCATGACCTGCGAGCAGGAGATCTTGTTCTGGCCTCAATGGGAAGTGATGGGACAGGCGACCTCATCTACAGCGAAGTTCTCACCTTTCTGGACCGTAGCCCTATTACCCAGAAGCACTTTTATGTGATCAGCACTGAGGATGGGGCCAACGTCTCTTTAACAGCAGCTCATTTACTGTTTGTTTGGGTTGGAAACTGCTCCAGAGGGGGCCAGCCAACGCCGGGAGCCCTCCGGGCGATATTTGCCAGTGATGCCCAGCCAGGGCAGTGTTTGCTGATCGTCGATGAAGGGGAACTCAGGAAGCGTGTTTCACGGATCACTCGAGTGGAGGTGCGGGAGGACCAGGGGGTTTACGCCCCACTCACTGCCCATGGGACTTTGGTGGTGAATGGCGTGGTCACCTCATGTTACGCCGCGGTAAACAAACAACGGCTAGCTCACTGGGCATTTGCGCCTCTGCGCCTGTTGTACAGCTGGACCGGACCGGATCGGATCCTTAAGAACGGCTTACACTGGTACTCTCAGGTCCTACTCAGTGTGGGAACACTACTGCTAGACTCTGAACTATTCCACCCTTGGGCCTTAGAAGAAAATGAAAGATGA